The Gemmatimonadota bacterium genomic sequence GGGGTTGTACGGCGATGGGTCAAATAAATCCAATTATACGCCAGTATAACAGGGTCAGTGGAAGCAGCGCGATGAGCGTTACCAGAGAAATCAGCGACATTACGAGTACGAATTGTCCCATTTGGGCATAGCGAAAGCTGTATGCGACAATAAATGGCGCGCCCTGATAGGGGATGAAAACCACGCCCGTGCCGATTGCCAGACTGAGGGCGATGGATAGGGGCGACAGGCCGAGTTGAGGTCCGAGGTCGAGCAGGAAAGGGGCGAGTACGCCGCCAACCGCAGCGGTGTCCATTAAAAAATCAAATGGCACGGCCAGATACGCTATGAGAGCGAGTTGGGCAATGGGGGTTTCGACCGTTTGGAGATGGTGTATGAATACGGACGCGAGGGCGCGGTTGAGGCCAGATTGTTCGAGGGCGTGACCAATGGCAAAAACTGCGGAGATGAATATGAGAAGGGGAAAATTGATTTTTTTGATGGTGTCAAAGGGCAAGGGACCCCAGCCGGGCAGGTAGCAGAGGAGGACGAGGCCCAGGCCGATATAGACCGGGTGAATGCCGTGTATAATATCGGTCGTCCACAGGAGAACACCTGCGATGAGAATGCCGAGTATTTTTTTTTCGGGACCGGTCATGTGGGCGGGAACATCGGCGATGGCGGAATGTCCCGAGAGGTCGGGTTCCCGCGAGGGGCGAAATAGCAAGCGGATAAGGCCGTAGAGCAGGAAGACGCGCAGGAGGCCGATGATGGGAAAGAGATAATAGGCCCATTCGCTCCAATAGACTGTGATATCGCGCGATTCGAGTACGCCGAGAATGACCAGATTGGGCACGCTGGCCGTCAGTATGCCCGTGCCGCCGTAATACGTGGCGCAGGTTAGCGAGAGGACGAGACTGGCACTGACTTTTGAGTTAGGGGCTTCACCGAGGGTTTTGAGTAGAGATACGACCATTGGCATCAAGATGAGGACGCGCACGACGCCAGAGGGGATCAACAGTGCCATTGTGAGGCCCAGGATATGCAGGCCAAAGACGAGTTGCCGGTATCCACTCAGGCGGCCGAGTACGCTTTGGGCCATTCGCGCTCCCAGGGGGGTTTCGGTAATGCCGAGGCTCAATGCCATTCCGGCAAAGACGAGCCAGACAGCTTTACCGGAAAAGCCCTGGAATGTGGTTTCAAAGGAGAGGATGTCGAGAAGCGGAAAGACTGTGAGGATGAAGATGGCGGTGTAGGAAATGGGGATGGGTTCAAAGGTCCAGAAAATAACGGTGAGCGCGGTGAAGGCGAGTGCCAGGCGGGCAGATATGCCGAGGTCACTGGGGAAGACGAAAATAAATAGAGCCAGCGCGGGACCGAGGATGAGGCCAATGGTTTGAGATCGGGTCATATTAGTCGTTTATTTTTGGGTGTGTATGCAAGATAAGAGGACCTGAGGTAATGGACAAATGAATTGTGGGCAGATGGATTCGCTATTGATTAAGTACAGAAAATCGCGTAGTTTAGCGCGCAGAAAGGAGATAAGACTATGAATTTTAGAGGCAAATTGGTCGATACGTCACAGGTCGTAACCGTGCAAACAGATGGCGAGCAGATCGCGGCTATTCATCGCGGGGGAGAGGGTGATGCAATTGGTGGAGATGATGTGTGGATTGCACCGGCGATTTTTGATGTGCAGGTCAATGGTGTGGGTGGGATCAACTATAAAGCCAAAGATTTGACGGTGGAGAAAATTGTGGAGACGGCAGCGTGGATGCACAGGACGGGTACGGGTTTGTGGTGTCCCACGGTGACGACTTCATCTGAGGAAGATGCGGTTCACGGTTTGGAACTGTTGGCAAAGGCATGTGAGGAATCAGAAGTCGCGCGTGCGTCTTTTGTCGGGTTTCACGTTGAGGGGCCTTATATCGCGTCTGAAGATGGTCCCCGCGGGGCACACCCTCTGGCGCATGTGCGCGATCCAGATTGGGATGAATTTCAGCGGTATCAGGAGGCAGCTGGTGGGCGCATTGCGATTTTTACGCTTGCGCCAGAGCGAGACGGCGCATTGGAATTTATTGAGAAGGTGGCTGCAACGGGTGTTATTGTTTCAATTGGTCATTCGGGTGCGAGTCCCGAGCGCATCCAGGAGGCGGTTGCCGCTGGTGCCCAAATGTCAACCCATCTGGGCAATGGCGCGCATGCCGAGTTGCCGCGCCATCCCAATTATATATGGGAACAACTCGCGGCAGATGCGTTGTGGGCAGGGATTATTCCGGACGGGTTTCACCTGCCGCCTGCGGTGTTGAAGAGTTTTTATCGCGCAAAAGGTAAAGAACGCCTGTGTCTGGTGAGCGATGTGGCATCTATCGCTGGCTTGTCGCCGGGTATTTACGGCAGCGAGAGTGGGT encodes the following:
- a CDS encoding SLC13 family permease — translated: MTRSQTIGLILGPALALFIFVFPSDLGISARLALAFTALTVIFWTFEPIPISYTAIFILTVFPLLDILSFETTFQGFSGKAVWLVFAGMALSLGITETPLGARMAQSVLGRLSGYRQLVFGLHILGLTMALLIPSGVVRVLILMPMVVSLLKTLGEAPNSKVSASLVLSLTCATYYGGTGILTASVPNLVILGVLESRDITVYWSEWAYYLFPIIGLLRVFLLYGLIRLLFRPSREPDLSGHSAIADVPAHMTGPEKKILGILIAGVLLWTTDIIHGIHPVYIGLGLVLLCYLPGWGPLPFDTIKKINFPLLIFISAVFAIGHALEQSGLNRALASVFIHHLQTVETPIAQLALIAYLAVPFDFLMDTAAVGGVLAPFLLDLGPQLGLSPLSIALSLAIGTGVVFIPYQGAPFIVAYSFRYAQMGQFVLVMSLISLVTLIALLPLTLLYWRIIGFI
- a CDS encoding amidohydrolase family protein; the encoded protein is MNFRGKLVDTSQVVTVQTDGEQIAAIHRGGEGDAIGGDDVWIAPAIFDVQVNGVGGINYKAKDLTVEKIVETAAWMHRTGTGLWCPTVTTSSEEDAVHGLELLAKACEESEVARASFVGFHVEGPYIASEDGPRGAHPLAHVRDPDWDEFQRYQEAAGGRIAIFTLAPERDGALEFIEKVAATGVIVSIGHSGASPERIQEAVAAGAQMSTHLGNGAHAELPRHPNYIWEQLAADALWAGIIPDGFHLPPAVLKSFYRAKGKERLCLVSDVASIAGLSPGIYGSESGLGQSELHANGKISLAGTPYLAGAGLFLDSGIPNAVRFTDASLSDAIEMTSINPARLLGIEDRVGSVDVGKEASLSLFRWEEGQEKLDVVATVVRGQVVYQAA